ctctcaaatttcatgATAACACATCCGGCTTTTTTTGGGAGAAAGAAGTATTACTTCATTGCTTGCAAGATTATGTGATTAGAGGATATTCATCCAGAGTCATGCAGCTGTCGGTGAGAGGAGGGTAAGATTCATTGCTTCTCTTGTTTCTGGAGATATAGTGAAAAGCCACACTGAGATCAAAAACTTGTTAAAACGCAGAGGGTGAAATTTATTGTGCACTAGTTTGAGTTATCTTAATTTGGTGGTTTCAATTTCTTTTGATTAATATGTGGGACTGACTACCAAACATAATCAAGAAATGTCTTGTAAATTTTTGGGTTATTCTCCTGTCTCCTTGTAATTTGtcatgaattgaaaaaaaaaaaaaaatatatatatatatatatatatatatatatatatatatatatatatatatatatatatatataaatcctAGGAAATGTAAAAGCCAATTATTGAGAAGGATTTTGCTAATATCGTGGTTGCGCGGGGCAAAATTTGATAGGTTTGTTGAGCATATGAGAAGTATAGTGCCAAGACCCATAAAAAAAGTGGGTCTTACAGACCGTGTTGGGCCATAACAGGGCAAGTGTTTGGTTACGTTTCTATGGATTTTTAACTGGCACTTGAGTGTTTTAATGAGctaatccatatatatatatatatatatatatatatatatatatattatttatttaaactttcaaaggactattttcaaTCCAAGTTTAGACGTGATTTTAAAGTCATATTtaagagatttaaaaaatccaaaattttatctattaatcaattgaagttaaaattttttattaaaaatagggataaaattattattttattaataatattaaaaaatataaatttattacatttttctctcgtaaattttaaaaactaacatttcactcattctaaagttttttaattttgaaaagtcatatatTTTCCCTcccaaaaccttaaaatttttttcttttcctccaaCTACTTTCTTTGGCTATCTGGAAAGGACGACGATGAAACCTCTTCATCGACGAAGAGATTTGGGCTTTGAATCTCTTCATATTCGACAAAGATATTTCAGATCTCTTCACCCAGATCTTGTCCAATCTCTTCGTTTTCAACGAAAAGATCTATTCCAAATTTGTTTACGTGTGTTGATCAATAATTTAGGTTAGAGAAGAAAAGTCGTCGACGCTAAAGATAATGACTAGAgaagtgaagaaaaattttgaagaaaaaatgtgatttttataaaattaaaaattttaaactgagttgaagttgttagtttttaatacttataagaaaaaatataataaattttatattttttaataaaataataaaataataattttatttttatctctaataaataattttaataaaaattatatcataaataaatttttaaattttttaaattttgtgaatgTAACTTTATAATTGCACCTAAATTCGGCTAaaaaatagtccttcggccttcTACAAATCATACCGGATTGGATTGTATCCCAATGGGCCATGCCCTAAATGCTGGTTTGAACAATAAGGTGAGCGTACAAATCATATTTACCCCATTCCGACTTCCTAACCTTATCGACACGTGTCATGTATCTATGCAATTTACGTGTCTGTAAATTAACGAATAACGATATTAACTTTTGAACCACCTATCGTAACAAAGGGGGAGAATGTCGTATTTTCAGGAAAATACCATAGTATTAATAACATCTGTTAAAGGCTGCTGCGAACTCATCTTTGTTTTCTAGATTCTCCTTCCATGGCTACTCTTTCTGAGTATTCATCTCCTTGGCCTGACCCTAATCCCAATCCCAATCTTAATTCCAATCCTAAtcctaaccctaaccctaaccctaaccctaaccctaattcTGATTTCATTCCTTCCAACGAGGATCTACGCGACCTTGATTCCTTTTCGTCAATGTCTCCGGTCCAATCCGACCCCTTTTCTTCTGCTATTCCGCAGACCAACTCCAATTTTCACCCCCCTCTTTCTTCAGCCAGCGAGTCCGCCTCACCCGCATCAACACCCCCACCTTCCCTCCTTCACCTCTCCTTCAACCAAGACCATGGTTGTTTCGCCGCCGGCACGGACCACGGCTTCAGGATCTACAATTGTGACCCTTTCCGTGAGATATTTCGTCGAGATTTTGACCGCGGTGGAGGGATCGGAGTCGTTGAAATGCTTTTCCGATGCAATATATTAACCCTTGTTGGTGGTGGACCGGACCCACATTATCCCCTTAACAAGGTGATGATCTGGGACGACCATCAAAGCCGATGCATCGGCGAGCTAGCATTTAGGTCGGAGGTTCGATCGGTAAAACTCCATCGCGACAGAATCGTGGTGGTTTTGGAACAGAAGATATTCGTGTATAATTTCGCGGATTTGAAGCTGTTACATCAGATTGAAACCATTGCAAATCCGAAAGGGTTATGTGCAGTGTCTCAGGTGACGGGTTCGTTGGTGCTGGTGTGTCCTGGGTTGCAGAAGGGACAGGTTAGGGTGGAACATTACGCCTCCAAAAGGACAAAGTTTATCATGGCTCACGACTCAAGAATTGCGTGTTTCGCTTTAACTCAAGATGGACAGTTGCTTGCAACGGCCAGCACCAAAGGAACCCTTGTTCGTATTTTTAATACTCTTGACGGTACCTTGCTGCAAGAGGTATGTcctaatattattgaaaaaaccCTGAGGAATCTATTATTTGTAGGTTAGGGGAAAATTAAACTGTCCTGTTGTTGTTAAGACTTTACATTCACTATGTTTGGGGTGCTTATTAAGTTTCGAAAaatgtaaatttgtttattagtCCTAGTTGCTGGTGTAATTGACTTGAATATTTATGTCTTTGTTTGGTAGATCTTAGCATGTTTATTGAATTTTGCTAGTGAAACGTGAACCAGGAAAGCTAAATATTGTGAAGTTAAATGAGGTCCTGTTTTAAAACATGTTATGTATTGATAATTGGGCATggttttttggtttgaaaactataaattttgaatcGTTATAACATCCATCGTGCTATTAGGTTGAACTAATTGAATATGGAATGCAGGTGAGGAGGGGTGCTGATAGAGCGGAGATTTATAGTCTGGCCTTCTCTTCAAATGCCCAGTGGCTGGCAGTCTCAAGTGATAAGGGCACTGTCCATGTTTTCAACCTTAAGGTTAATACTGGATCCTTTAGAGCAGACAAGAAACAAACTTCATCTGATCCCAGTTTTGCCTCATCACCTACCTCATCCCTCTCTTTCATCAAAGGTCAAGTACATTTACTTCTTACTgcagtaatttatttttgttttttgtattattaCATGGATTGGTAAGGCTTCTTTGGGAATTTATTGGTGATAATTGCTTTGTTTCCCTTCAACACACAAATAAATTGAATGGACAATTGTAGACACCAGATGTTGAACCAATTATAACGCAATGAGGCTGTAAAATTCCTTCTCTAAACTTATGAAAGGTGCATTTACACTTATGCGATGCCATTCATGCATTATCTCACTATGGATCTCAAGctccaagatttttttttttttaaatcttttgttCAGGTCAATGCAATAGAATTGTTTCCAACTATCTTTGGATACACAGAGTTATTTGGATGAGATGATGATGTCCTACGAGTCAGTAAACTTTTGATCAGCTGAAATAATATGCCTAAGAATAAATCTTGTAGTTAACAGGAGTTTCGTGCAGGTGGACCTCTGATTTCTCCAAAGATCACTACTCTATTTTCAGTTAAACACTAGTAATTAAGTTCATGTTAGAATTTGTGttatttccaatatttatgAAGGTGCTTATTCTTCATAACTTCTGCTGTGCCTAATGCTAGAATATTGTTAATTTTCCTGAGAGACTCCATTCTTGCCACTCAACAATGTTGTCATCTCACGTTTGTTATGGATATGCTGCTAATTGTTAATATTGTCAATAGTTTATAGAAGTTTCATATTCTCAAttctacttttcttttttttagtgCTACAGGTTTTCAAAGGGTTATGGATGAATAATTCCCCAGAAAGATGTGGAAATTCTATTTTCAATTCCCCTTACTAATATGTCTTTCTCTTACAGGGGTGTTGCCCAAGTATTTCAGCTCAGAGTGGTCAGTGGCTCAGTTCCATTTAGTCGAGGGTTCTGCATA
This sequence is a window from Mangifera indica cultivar Alphonso chromosome 5, CATAS_Mindica_2.1, whole genome shotgun sequence. Protein-coding genes within it:
- the LOC123216603 gene encoding autophagy-related protein 18a-like, whose product is MATLSEYSSPWPDPNPNPNLNSNPNPNPNPNPNPNPNSDFIPSNEDLRDLDSFSSMSPVQSDPFSSAIPQTNSNFHPPLSSASESASPASTPPPSLLHLSFNQDHGCFAAGTDHGFRIYNCDPFREIFRRDFDRGGGIGVVEMLFRCNILTLVGGGPDPHYPLNKVMIWDDHQSRCIGELAFRSEVRSVKLHRDRIVVVLEQKIFVYNFADLKLLHQIETIANPKGLCAVSQVTGSLVLVCPGLQKGQVRVEHYASKRTKFIMAHDSRIACFALTQDGQLLATASTKGTLVRIFNTLDGTLLQEVRRGADRAEIYSLAFSSNAQWLAVSSDKGTVHVFNLKVNTGSFRADKKQTSSDPSFASSPTSSLSFIKGVLPKYFSSEWSVAQFHLVEGSAYIVAFGHQKNTVVILGMDGSFYRCEFDPVNGGEMTQIEYHNFLKPEAVF